Proteins encoded within one genomic window of Ctenopharyngodon idella isolate HZGC_01 chromosome 6, HZGC01, whole genome shotgun sequence:
- the bmpr2a gene encoding LOW QUALITY PROTEIN: bone morphogenetic protein receptor type-2a (The sequence of the model RefSeq protein was modified relative to this genomic sequence to represent the inferred CDS: deleted 1 base in 1 codon), whose protein sequence is MAVQGRITILDVGLIAMVVLLGPVAAAQGEQRECAYAEQLQSLDKPIGGHVEGRVFHENSTIRCSHGNHCFGFWVKKNNEIQLVKQGCWTNVGDHQECYDHCVVTNTPSGALNGTSRFCCCDKDMCNLNFTENFPPPSPTTTQPVQSVYRGEAIVFALATVSMVAVLIILIFFVYRMLRGRGKHSLHTLDILETALSPPSLDLDNLTLLELIGRGRYGTVYRGSLEDRSVAVKFFISANRQQFTNERMIYRLLLDHENVARFLESEERVGTEGRTEFLLLLEFYPHGSLCTYLSGRTVDWLSCCRLALSVTRGLAYLHTEIQRGDLYKPAVSHRDLNSRNVLVKTDGSCVISDFGLSMVLTGKRPPGHGEEDNSAISEVGTVRYMAPEVLEGAVNLRDCESALKQVDVYALGLLYWETFMRCADLFPGETVPAFQMAFQAELGNHPTIEDMQVLVSREKERPKFPEAWKENSLTVHSLKETMEDCWDQDAEARLTAQCAEERLTELLLIWDREKSVSPALNPSTALYNHRNISTGRQTPKVGSFLEHSSTNTENREGADKPLHNDTSVDTPSVGGSNPAEKNRNCINYEWQQAQSRQSGTESSSPTPVSESCNNTQPPPGGNSSPFCAQLTREDLETLKLDPNEVQRNLRESSDESLMEHSQKQFCSPETKASHGPFYTLTKKASEVSGSQGSSRAADTPVTILPKQQNVPKRPSSLNFHAKPSGKTPTSSSSSLRMKFGKLGKSNLKKVETGVAKASVVTTAHEARPVTVANNDAVVVVNKYATGAAPEPAASPANAADVRWKGAMSSEDLTFGLLNTSPDEQEPLLRREAHPDNANNNNSNNNNGEGEGDGDTEGGGEGGENSESVGPTGDAPLSSTVEPVALPDPCPAPTVVPPQAQTQAQTQGEALLRQNRVRRPERPNSLDLSITTLPLLGGKSAGDVTEGSGDKIKKRVKTPYALKKWRPASWVITTDTLDAEVNNNKHHGGPGQNQNQAGTSRPKSASAVYLGSRGGSRFSDPNDCDF, encoded by the exons CTGCACAGGGCGAGCAGAGGGAGTGTGCGTATGCAGAACAGCTGCAGTCTCTGGACAAGCCGATTGGTGGACATGTTGAGGGGCGTGTCTTTCATGAGAACTCCACCATTCGCTGTAGTCACGGAAATCACTGCTTTGGATTCtgggtgaaaaaaaataatgaaatccAACTAGTGAAGCAAG GTTGCTGGACAAATGTTGGTGACCATCAGGAGTGCTATGACCACTGTGTGGTGACCAACACACCGTCAGGTGCCCTGAATGGAACTTCTCGATTCTGCTGCTGCGACAAAGACATGTGCAACCTAAACTTCACAGAGAACTTCCCACCTCCTTCCCCGACCACCACACAGCCTGTCC AATCAGTGTACAGAGGGGAAGCCATCGTTTTCGCTTTAGCAACTGTGTCCATGGTTGCCGTCCTCAtcattctgattttttttgtctacCGCATGCTAAGAG GACGTGGTAAACACTCTTTGCATACCTTGGATATTCTGGAGACAGCGCTTTCCCCTCCTTCTCTGGATTTGGACAACCTCACACTACTGGAG CTGATTGGCCGGGGCCGGTATGGAACAGTGTATCGCGGTTCGCTGGAGGACCGATCTGTGGCTGTGAAATTTTTCATTTCCGCTAACCGTCAGCAGTTTACTAACGAGCGTATGATTTACCGCCTCCTCCTGGATCACGAGAACGTAGCACGCTTCTTAGAGAGCGAGGAACGTGTCGGCACAGAAGGCCGGACGGAGTTTCTTCTCTTGCTGGAGTTTTACCCTCAT GGCTCTCTGTGCACGTATCTGAGCGGGCGGACTGTGGACTGGCTGAGCTGCTGTCGTTTGGCTCTGTCTGTCACCAGAGGGTTGGCGTACCTGCACACGGAGATACAGAGAGGGG ACTTGTATAAACCGGCCGTGTCCCACCGGGATCTGAACAGTAGGAATGTACTGGTGAAGACAGATGGCTCATGTGTGATCAGTGATTTTGGACTTTCCATGGTTCTGACGGGAAAGAGACCACCCGGGCACGGAGAAGAGGATAACAGTGCCATCAGTGAG GTGGGTACAGTGCGATACATGGCCCCAGAAGTGCTAGAAGGGGCAGTGAATCTGAGAGATTGTGAGTCGGCACTGAAACAAGTGGATGTTTATGCGCTGGGTCTGCTTTACTGGGAGACCTTTATGCGTTGTGCTGACCTCTTCCCAg GTGAGACAGTGCCAGCGTTTCAGATGGCTTTTCAAGCAGAGTTGGGCAATCACCCTACCATAGAGGACATGCAGGTACTTGTGtcgagagaaaaagaaagacccAAATTCCCAGAGGCCTGGAAAGAGAATAGCCTG aCGGTGCACTCTCTGAAAGAAACAATGGAAGACTGCTGGGATCAGGATGCTGAAGCTCGACTGACAGCTCAGTGTGCAGAGGAGAGACTCACTGAACTTCTCCTTATCTGGGATCGAGAAAAATCAGTCAGTCCTGCTCTCAACCCCAGCACTGCACTGTATAATCACAG GAATATCTCTACTGGAAGGCAGACACCTAAGGTGGGTTCTTTCCTTGAACACTCATCCACAAACACTGAAAACCGTGAGGGTGCTGATAAACCCCTCCACAATGACACCTCAGTGGACACACCCTCAGTGGGAGGGTCTAACCCTGCAGAGAAGAACAGGAACTGCATCAACTACGAGTGGCAGCAGGCCCAATCACGGCAGTCTGGCACAGAAAGCTCCTCCCCCACTCCGGTCTCAGAGTCCTGCAATAACACTCAGCCTCCACCAGGAGGCAACAGTAGCCCCTTCTGTGCTCAGCTGACTCGGGAAGACCTGGAAACACTAAAACTGGACCCAAATGAAGTCCAAAGGAACTTGAGGGAGAGCTCAGATGAGAGCCTAATGGAACATTCGCAGAAACAGTTCTGCTCTCCGGAAACGAAAGCCTCGCACGGCCCGTTCTACACCCTCACGAAGAAGGCGTCTGAGGTTTCGGGGTCACAGGGTTCCAGTCGGGCTGCTGACACCCCTGTAACCATCTTACCAAAGCAGCAGAATGTCCCTAAGAGGCCGAGTAGCCTAAATTTCCATGCCAAGCCTTCTGGGAAAACACCCacctcatcatcttcatcactaCGGATGAAGTTTGGAAAACTCGGAAAATCGAATCTGAAAAAAGTTGAGACGGGTGTGGCTAAAGCCAGTGTGGTGACCACAGCACATGAAGCCAGGCCAGTTACAGTTGCCAACAACGATGCTGTGGTAGTTGTGAATAAATATGCGACTGGAGCAGCACCTGAGCCAGCAGCAAGCCCAGCCAACGCC GCCGATGTTCGTTGGAAAGGCGCCATGAGTTCAGAGGATTTGACCTTCGGCCTCTTGAACACTAGCCCTGATGAGCAGGAGCCTCTTCTGAGAAGAGAGGCGCATCCTGACAATGcaaacaacaataacagcaataaCAACAATGGCGAAGGAGAGGGCGATGGAGACACTGagggaggaggagaaggaggagaGAACAGTGAGAGTGTTGGTCCAACAGGGGACGCTCCATTGTCTTCTACCGTGGAGCCTGTTGCACTGCCTGACCCTTGTCCTGCCCCAACTGTGGTTCCTCCGCAGGCCCAAACCCAAGCTCAGACACAAGGAGAGGCCCTGCTCAGACAGAACCGTGTGCGCAGACCCGAGAGACCCAACTCACTGGATCTGTCCATCACCACACTGCCATTACTAG GAGGCAAGTCTGCCGGCGACGTGACAGAGGGATCAGGAGATAAAATCAAGAAGCGCGTGAAGACGCCTTACGCTCTGAAGAAGTGGCGTCCTGCCAGCTGGGTTATCACCACGGATACACTGGATGCTGaagtcaacaacaacaaacatcaTGGAGGGCCCGGGCAGAACCAGAATCAGGCTGGTACCAGCAGACCTAAATCAGCCTCGGCTGTGTATTTAGGTAGTCGAGGAGGATCTCGCTTCTCAGATCCTAATGACTGTGACTTTTGA